The Raphanus sativus cultivar WK10039 chromosome 2, ASM80110v3, whole genome shotgun sequence genome includes a region encoding these proteins:
- the LOC108829247 gene encoding putative homeobox-leucine zipper protein ATHB-51 isoform X2 encodes MEWSMTSNVENVRVAFMPSSWPESSSFNSLHSFNCDPYAGNSYTPTDTQTGPVISVPESERIINAYRFPSNKKEMIKKKRLTSGQLASLEQSFQGEIKLDSDRKLKLSRELGLHPRQIAVWFQNRRARWKAKQLEQLYDSLRQEYDIVSREKQMLHEEVKELRAVLRDQTLIKKQISGGEDTTEIPSVVIAQQRMENLNSNQISGGNKIYGIDQYNNSMVVASSCWPPCP; translated from the exons atggaatggtCAATGACAAGCAACGTGGAAAACGTGAGAGTTGCTTTTATGCCGTCGTCATGGCCGGAGTCGAGCTCGTTTAACTCGCTTCATAGCTTCAACTGTGATCCTTATGCAG GAAATTCATACACGCCTACCGACACGCAGACCGGACCGGTTATATCTGTGCCGGAATCAGAAAGGATCATCAATGCGTACCGATTCCCGAGCAACAAGAAGGAGATGATAAAGAAGAAGAGACTAACGAGTGGACAATTAGCTTCACTTGAACAGAGTTTTCAAGGAGAGATCAAACTAGACTCAGACAGGAAGCTGAAGCTGTCTAGAGAGCTTGGCTTGCATCCACGTCAGATAGCTGTTTGGTTCCAAAACCGCCGTGCAAGGTGGAAGGCGAAGCAGCTCGAGCAGCTGTACGATTCGCTTAGGCAAGAGTACGACATCGTTTCTAGAGAGAAGCAGATGCTACATGAGGAG GTAAAGGAGCTGAGAGCTGTACTAAGAGACCAAACACTGATCAAGAAGCAGATCTCCGGTGGGGAAGACACGACTGAGATTCCCTCGGTGGTGATAGCTCAACAAAGAATGGAAAATCTAAACAGTAATCAAATCAGTGGAGGAAATAAGATTTACGGTATTGATCAATACAACAATTCGATGGTCGTTGCTTCCTCTTGCTGGCCGCCTTGCCCGTGA
- the LOC108829247 gene encoding putative homeobox-leucine zipper protein ATHB-51 isoform X1: MEWSMTSNVENVRVAFMPSSWPESSSFNSLHSFNCDPYAAGNSYTPTDTQTGPVISVPESERIINAYRFPSNKKEMIKKKRLTSGQLASLEQSFQGEIKLDSDRKLKLSRELGLHPRQIAVWFQNRRARWKAKQLEQLYDSLRQEYDIVSREKQMLHEEVKELRAVLRDQTLIKKQISGGEDTTEIPSVVIAQQRMENLNSNQISGGNKIYGIDQYNNSMVVASSCWPPCP, encoded by the exons atggaatggtCAATGACAAGCAACGTGGAAAACGTGAGAGTTGCTTTTATGCCGTCGTCATGGCCGGAGTCGAGCTCGTTTAACTCGCTTCATAGCTTCAACTGTGATCCTTATGCAG CAGGAAATTCATACACGCCTACCGACACGCAGACCGGACCGGTTATATCTGTGCCGGAATCAGAAAGGATCATCAATGCGTACCGATTCCCGAGCAACAAGAAGGAGATGATAAAGAAGAAGAGACTAACGAGTGGACAATTAGCTTCACTTGAACAGAGTTTTCAAGGAGAGATCAAACTAGACTCAGACAGGAAGCTGAAGCTGTCTAGAGAGCTTGGCTTGCATCCACGTCAGATAGCTGTTTGGTTCCAAAACCGCCGTGCAAGGTGGAAGGCGAAGCAGCTCGAGCAGCTGTACGATTCGCTTAGGCAAGAGTACGACATCGTTTCTAGAGAGAAGCAGATGCTACATGAGGAG GTAAAGGAGCTGAGAGCTGTACTAAGAGACCAAACACTGATCAAGAAGCAGATCTCCGGTGGGGAAGACACGACTGAGATTCCCTCGGTGGTGATAGCTCAACAAAGAATGGAAAATCTAAACAGTAATCAAATCAGTGGAGGAAATAAGATTTACGGTATTGATCAATACAACAATTCGATGGTCGTTGCTTCCTCTTGCTGGCCGCCTTGCCCGTGA
- the LOC108829243 gene encoding uncharacterized protein LOC108829243 gives MSDRIRKQLQEITLGIEDDVVDLPHDICAAAIEENRYALVGKPLNPRKQNLREMLSALPRLWGVADEVAGRVIEHHRVQFLFPSEESLLSVLRRGPWSFNEWMVSLQRWFPNHVDDGLEYMTFWIQVCGIPPQYLTQRVVTRIGHVLGQFIETDFSVEGSHNVDYVRIHIL, from the coding sequence ATGTCTGATCGAATAAGAAAACAGTTACAAGAAATCACTTTAGGAATTGAAGATGATGTTGTTGATCTCCCACATGACATATGTGCAGCAGCAATTGAAGAGAACCGATATGCTTTGGTCGGTAAGCCCCTGAATCCAAGGAAACAGAACTTGCGAGAAATGTTGTCAGCGTTGCCAAGACTATGGGGTGTGGCTGACGAAGTTGCTGGACGTGTCATCGAACACCACCGTGTTCAATTCCTGTTTCCTTCTGAAGAATCTCTTCTTTCGGTTCTTCGTCGAGGACCTTGGTCTTTCAATGAATGGATGGTGTCGCTTCAGCGTTGGTTTCCTAATCATGTTGATGATGGCTTGGAGTACATGACTTTCTGGATCCAAGTTTGTGGCATCCCTCCTCAATATCTGACGCAACGTGTGGTCACTCGTATCGGTCATGTCTTAGGCCAATTCATCGAGACAGATTTCTCAGTCGAAGGATCACACAACGTTGACTATGTAAGGATTCATATTCTCTAG
- the LOC108830392 gene encoding pentatricopeptide repeat-containing protein At5g03800: protein MATVNPHCLLNLPHIPPPINRPKPLLTPSSLPSLSLHGKPERLSPLSASLSLSPATVSSSSSSSFERDEAEEMESAVDGFFYLLRLSSQYHDVEVTKAVHASFLKLREEKTKLGNALISTYLKLGYPREAFLVFASLSSPTVVSYTALISGFARLDLETKALKVFFRMRSEGVVEPNEYTFVAVLNACVRSCRFSLGVQIHGLVVKSGFLDSVFVCNSVMSLYSSEDAVKVFDGMPVRDVASWNTVISCLVKEGLFDEAFGLFCEMNRVGGVEADSFTVSTLLSGSDSMRGRELHGRVVRVGLRQELSVSNALIGFYAKYGDVRKVESLYEMMNVRDGFTLTEMITAYMAFGMVDSAVEMFEKIPEKNTISYNALMAGFCRNGYGLKALKLFTEMLQRGVELTDFSLTSAVDACGLVSEKKVSEQIHGFCIKFGCASNPCIQTALLDMCTRCKRMTDAEEMFEQWPSNLDSSKATTSMLRGYSRNGLPEKTLSLFHRTLREEKLVLDEVSLTLIIAVCGTLGFGEMGDQIHGYALKGGYSSDIGLGNSLISMYSKCCHFNDAIKVFNTMREHDVVSWNSLISCYILQRNGDEALTLWLRMNKEGIKPDTITLALVISAYRYTESNKLSTCRDLFLSMETSYGILPTTEHYTAFVRVLGHWGLLEEAEETVNSMPFQPEVSVLRALLDSCRVHSNTSIAKRVAKLILSTKPDNPSEYILKSNIYSASGLWHRSEMIREEMRERGYRKHPSRSWVIHGNNVHSFHARDTSHPQEKDIYSGLEILIMECLKSGYEPDTEFVLQEVDELMKKSFLFHHSAKLAVTYGILTTKDRGKPIRVVKNVMVCGDCHEFYKYVSVVVKREIVLRDSSGFHRFVNGKCSCKDLW from the coding sequence ATGGCCACCGTTAATCCTCACTGCCTCCTCAATCTTCCTCACATCCCGCCGCCGATTAACCGGCCGAAACCTCTTCTAACTCCGTCGTCCCTTCCCTCTCTCTCGCTCCATGGAAAACCCGAGCGTCTATCTCCCCTCTCcgcgtctctctctctctcaccagcAACCGTCTCATCCTCGTCTTCTTCGTCATTCGAAAGGGACGAAGCGGAGGAGATGGAGTCCGCCGTTGATGGGTTCTTCTATCTGCTCCGACTGTCGTCTCAGTACCACGACGTAGAGGTAACGAAAGCCGTACACGCCTCGTTTCTCAAGCTCAGAGAAGAAAAAACGAAGCTTGGTAACGCCCTAATCTCGACGTATCTCAAGCTAGGTTACCCTCGCGAGGCATTTCTCGTATTCGCCTCTCTGTCTTCGCCGACGGTGGTGTCTTACACAGCGCTCATCTCGGGTTTCGCGAGGTTAGACCTCGAGACCAAGGCGCTCAAGGTTTTCTTCAGGATGAGAAGCGAAGGCGTGGTCGAGCCTAACGAGTACACTTTCGTCGCGGTGTTGAATGCTTGCGTGAGGAGCTGTAGATTCTCTCTGGGTGTTCAGATTCACGGGTTGGTTGTGAAGTCCGGGTTTTTGGattctgtttttgtttgtaaCTCTGTGATGAGTTTGTATTCGAGTGAGGATGCGGTGAAGGTGTTCGACGGAATGCCTGTGAGAGATGTTGCTTCTTGGAACACTGTGATTTCGTGTTTGGTGAAGGAAGGTTTGTTTGATGAAgcttttggtttgttttgtgAGATGAATAGAGTGGGAGGAGTTGAAGCTGATAGCTTTACGGTGTCGACGCTTTTGAGTGGTAGTGACTCGATGAGAGGGAGAGAGCTTCATGGCCGTGTGGTTAGAGTTGGGTTGAGGCAGGAGTTGAGTGTTAGTAATGCTTTAATTGGGTTTTATGCTAAATATGGGGATGTTAGAAAGGTTGAGAGTTTGTACGAGATGATGAATGTGAGAGATGGGTTTACTTTGACTGAGATGATCACAGCTTACATGGCGTTTGGAATGGTGGATTCCGCTGTTGAGATGTTTGAGAAGATACCTGAGAAGAACACTATTAGTTATAACGCTCTTATGGCTGGATTCTGTAGAAACGGTTATGGCTTGAAGGCGTTGAAGTTATTCACTGAAATGCTGCAGAGAGGTGTTGAGTTGACGGATTTCAGTTTAACGAGCGCTGTGGATGCTTGTGGTTTAGTTTCAGAGAAGAAAGTAAGCGAACAGATTCACGGGTTTTGCATAAAGTTTGGATGTGCTTCAAACCCTTGTATCCAGACGGCATTGCTTGATATGTGCACAAGGTGTAAACGAATGACGGATGCTGAGGAGATGTTTGAGCAGTGGCCTTCTAATCTGGATAGCTCCAAGGCAACAACGTCAATGCTCCGTGGTTACTCTCGGAATGGCTTACCTGAAAAGACTTTGTCGCTATTCCACCGAACTCTTAGGGAAGAGAAACTGGTTTTAGATGAAGTTTCGTTGACTTTGATCATTGCCGTCTGCGGGACGTTAGGGTTTGGGGAAATGGGTGATCAGATCCATGGCTATGCTCTTAAAGGTGGGTACTCTTCTGATATAGGCTTGGGGAACTCTTTGATTAGCATGTACTCGAAATGCTGCCACTTCAATGATGCCATAAAGGTTTTCAACACTATGCGAGAACACGATGTTGTATCTTGGAACAGCTTGATTTCTTGCTACATTCTTCAAAGAAACGGTGACGAGGCACTAACTCTATGGTTGAGGATGAATAAGGAAGGTATCAAGCCTGATACGATCACCCTCGCTCTTGTTATTTCAGCATATAGGTATACAGAGTCGAATAAGCTTAGTACCTGCCGTGATCTGTTCCTCTCCATGGAGACTAGTTATGGCATTTTACCAACAACAGAACATTACACTGCATTTGTCCGTGTTCTTGGTCACTGGGGCCTTCTCGAAGAAGCGGAAGAAACAGTAAACTCGATGCCGTTTCAGCCAGAGGTCTCTGTTTTGAGAGCGCTGCTCGATAGCTGCAGAGTCCACTCAAACACAAGCATTGCAAAACGCGTAGCAAAGCTTATACTATCCACAAAACCGGACAACCCGTCTGAATACATCCTCAAATCCAACATCTACTCAGCTTCAGGGCTCTGGCATCGCTCTGAGATGATAAGAGAGGAGATGCGTGAAAGAGGCTATCGAAAACATCCTTCTAGAAGCTGGGTAATACATGGGAACAATGTACACTCCTTCCACGCGCGTGACACGTCCCACCCGCAAGAGAAAGACATATACAGCGGGTTGGAGATACTGATCATGGAATGTCTGAAATCTGGGTACGAGCCAGACACGGAGTTTGTTCTTCAGGAGGTTGATGAGCTTATGAAGAAGAGTTTCTTGTTTCACCACAGCGCGAAACTGGCGGTGACTTATGGCATTCTCACGACCAAGGATCGGGGAAAGCCGATAAGGGTTGTGAAGAACGTGATGGTTTGTGGTGATTGTCACGAGTTCTACAAATACGTATCTGTTGTGGTGAAGAGAGAGATAGTTTTGAGAGACTCTTCAGGGTTTCATCGTTTTGTCAATGGAAAGTGTTcttgtaaagatctctggtga